Proteins co-encoded in one Streptomyces rubradiris genomic window:
- a CDS encoding LmbU family transcriptional regulator, producing MQATDIVRGGRHAMARSAPRRAGLPLIDAGGGGQNAAGVAVAGPVPARARAGHKGQILTTRVGLRLPAALPFETWQAAGRKLFQTADSFAWCLGDWLVYGQDKYGDRYRQAVEAAGLDYQTLRNYAWVARKFDVSRRHPQLSFQHHAEVAALRPGDQDVWLARAHDNGWSKTELRRRVRAHRGSAERRGLARLPLVQVESEALTRWQAAAELAGKPFADWVTSALDVAACGTAKHCDAG from the coding sequence ATGCAAGCGACAGACATCGTGCGCGGGGGGCGTCATGCCATGGCGCGTTCTGCTCCTCGCCGGGCGGGGCTTCCGCTTATCGACGCTGGAGGCGGCGGTCAGAACGCGGCCGGCGTGGCTGTGGCCGGGCCGGTGCCGGCCCGGGCGCGGGCTGGTCACAAGGGCCAGATCCTCACCACCCGGGTGGGATTGCGCCTGCCGGCGGCGCTGCCGTTCGAGACATGGCAGGCGGCCGGCCGGAAGCTTTTCCAGACGGCCGACTCCTTCGCCTGGTGTCTTGGGGACTGGCTGGTGTATGGGCAGGACAAGTACGGTGACCGGTACCGCCAGGCGGTGGAGGCGGCCGGCCTGGATTATCAGACGCTGCGTAACTATGCGTGGGTGGCGCGGAAGTTCGATGTCTCGCGCCGTCACCCTCAGCTGAGTTTCCAGCACCACGCCGAGGTGGCCGCGCTGCGACCGGGTGATCAGGACGTCTGGCTGGCGCGGGCGCATGACAACGGCTGGTCGAAGACAGAGTTGCGGCGCAGGGTGCGTGCCCACCGGGGCTCGGCGGAGCGCCGGGGTCTTGCCCGGTTGCCGCTGGTTCAGGTGGAGAGTGAAGCGCTGACGCGCTGGCAGGCTGCCGCCGAGCTCGCCGGTAAGCCGTTCGCCGACTGGGTCACGAGCGCTTTGGACGTGGCGGCCTGTGGCACGGCGAAGCACTGCGACGCGGGCTGA